In Zingiber officinale cultivar Zhangliang chromosome 11B, Zo_v1.1, whole genome shotgun sequence, a single window of DNA contains:
- the LOC122035134 gene encoding pentatricopeptide repeat-containing protein At5g41170, mitochondrial-like isoform X3: MPSLTQQSLSPFALSIFRRLPGHIRGLCSREHSTNDLPRRFAELVKRFSDRPPCSSPPPVPEVGARPPWPHPFEYASLIEAFGRAGQAEEALRLLHEMKSFSCRPDVVCYTSVIDILASSGRAEEALAVFEEMLTYGIFPDAAAFTVLVKLYSCCLGQFDAAYEVVRWMVKCGCAPDVVTYSTLIAGLCWAGRVEEALGILDQMLEEECLPNAYTFTPIVQAYCSSGRIDKAKGLMNTMEIIGCPPNTVTYNVLVEALCKIGAFDEVEMLLKDATLKAWQPDTITYSIYMDNLCKLGLADKSFDLFEVMLERGLQPNAVTLNILLDCLCRASRAWEAKRLLERSADIKWIASVVNYNTVMSRLSDGGRWPAVLKLFVDMFKKGITANSWTFSIVVHSLSKAGMAKNMMSTICSRKWPWRTLLQIGSLIV; this comes from the exons ATGCCCTCGCTCACTCAGCAATCTCTCTCACCCTTTGCCCTGTCCATCTTTCGCCGGCTTCCCGGCCACATCCGCGGCCTTTGCTCCCGAGAACACTCGACGAATGATCTCCCGCGAAGATTCGCCGAGCTCGTGAAGCGTTTCTCCGACCGCCCTCCATGTTCCTCTCCTCCCCCTGTTCCAGAGGTTGGCGCCAGACCTCCTTGGCCCCATCCGTTCGAGTACGCCTCACTGATTGAGGCATTCGGCCGCGCCGGCCAGGCCGAGGAGGCCCTCCGCCTCCTCCACGAGATGAAGAGCTTCTCTTGCCGCCCCGACGTCGTCTGCTATACCTCTGTCATTGACATCTTGGCGAGCTCCGGTCGCGCCGAGGAGGCCTTGGCCGTGTTCGAGGAAATGCTCACGTACGGCATTTTCCCCGATGCCGCAGCCTTCACTGTGCTGGTCAAGCTATACTCTTGCTGCTTGGGGCAGTTCGACGCAGCCTACGAGGTCGTTCGTTGGATGGTGAAGTGCGGCTGCGCACCAGACGTGGTCACGTACTCGACCCTCATCGCCGGGCTATGCTGGGCAGGGAGAGTCGAGGAGGCGTTGGGCATCCTCGACCAGATGCTGGAGGAAGAATGCCTCCCGAACGCCTATACTTTCACGCCCATCGTCCAAGCTTATTGCTCCAGCGGGAGGATCGACAAGGCAAAGGGGCTAATGAACACCATGGAGATCATTGGGTGCCCGCCCAACACTGTCACCTACAACGTTTTGGTGGAAGCCCTTTGCAAGATCGGAGCCTTCGACGAGGTCGAAATGCTCCTGAAAGATGCGACCTTGAAGGCTTGGCAACCAGACACGATCACATACAGCATCTATATGGATAATCTCTGCAAATTGGGGCTAGCAGACAAGTCCTTCGATCTGTTTGAAGTAATGCTCGAAAGAGGATTGCAGCCGAATGCCGTGACTTTGAATATTCTTCTCGATTGCCTTTGCCGTGCTTCAAGGGCCTGGGAGGCTAAACGCTTGTTGGAGCGGAGCGCCGACATAAAATGGATTGCTAGTGTTGTTAACTACAACACTGTGATGAGCAGGCTCTCCGATGGGGGGAGATGGCCTGCTGTCTTGAAGTTGTTTGTCGATATGTTTAAGAAAGGCATCACAGCTAACTCTTGGACATTCAGCATCGTTGTTCACAGCCTTTCTAAAGCAGGAATG GCAAAGAACATGATGTCCACCATTTGTTCCAGAAAATGGCCATGGAGAACATTGCTCCAAATTGGATCACTTATAGTGTAA
- the LOC122035134 gene encoding pentatricopeptide repeat-containing protein At1g09900-like isoform X1, which yields MPSLTQQSLSPFALSIFRRLPGHIRGLCSREHSTNDLPRRFAELVKRFSDRPPCSSPPPVPEVGARPPWPHPFEYASLIEAFGRAGQAEEALRLLHEMKSFSCRPDVVCYTSVIDILASSGRAEEALAVFEEMLTYGIFPDAAAFTVLVKLYSCCLGQFDAAYEVVRWMVKCGCAPDVVTYSTLIAGLCWAGRVEEALGILDQMLEEECLPNAYTFTPIVQAYCSSGRIDKAKGLMNTMEIIGCPPNTVTYNVLVEALCKIGAFDEVEMLLKDATLKAWQPDTITYSIYMDNLCKLGLADKSFDLFEVMLERGLQPNAVTLNILLDCLCRASRAWEAKRLLERSADIKWIASVVNYNTVMSRLSDGGRWPAVLKLFVDMFKKGITANSWTFSIVVHSLSKAGMVSLAKLVFDSNGFVPNVMSYTTLIHYSYIAGKEHDVHHLFQKMAMENIAPNWITYSVMITCLCRDKRYLEAVGCFYRSFKDGYSPKLVAHLLYQLVRGGKLKEVACLLDWILRQGFTIDVCIFHSLIKAFCRTGYCRSSRIYEICRMLDKMLQIG from the coding sequence ATGCCCTCGCTCACTCAGCAATCTCTCTCACCCTTTGCCCTGTCCATCTTTCGCCGGCTTCCCGGCCACATCCGCGGCCTTTGCTCCCGAGAACACTCGACGAATGATCTCCCGCGAAGATTCGCCGAGCTCGTGAAGCGTTTCTCCGACCGCCCTCCATGTTCCTCTCCTCCCCCTGTTCCAGAGGTTGGCGCCAGACCTCCTTGGCCCCATCCGTTCGAGTACGCCTCACTGATTGAGGCATTCGGCCGCGCCGGCCAGGCCGAGGAGGCCCTCCGCCTCCTCCACGAGATGAAGAGCTTCTCTTGCCGCCCCGACGTCGTCTGCTATACCTCTGTCATTGACATCTTGGCGAGCTCCGGTCGCGCCGAGGAGGCCTTGGCCGTGTTCGAGGAAATGCTCACGTACGGCATTTTCCCCGATGCCGCAGCCTTCACTGTGCTGGTCAAGCTATACTCTTGCTGCTTGGGGCAGTTCGACGCAGCCTACGAGGTCGTTCGTTGGATGGTGAAGTGCGGCTGCGCACCAGACGTGGTCACGTACTCGACCCTCATCGCCGGGCTATGCTGGGCAGGGAGAGTCGAGGAGGCGTTGGGCATCCTCGACCAGATGCTGGAGGAAGAATGCCTCCCGAACGCCTATACTTTCACGCCCATCGTCCAAGCTTATTGCTCCAGCGGGAGGATCGACAAGGCAAAGGGGCTAATGAACACCATGGAGATCATTGGGTGCCCGCCCAACACTGTCACCTACAACGTTTTGGTGGAAGCCCTTTGCAAGATCGGAGCCTTCGACGAGGTCGAAATGCTCCTGAAAGATGCGACCTTGAAGGCTTGGCAACCAGACACGATCACATACAGCATCTATATGGATAATCTCTGCAAATTGGGGCTAGCAGACAAGTCCTTCGATCTGTTTGAAGTAATGCTCGAAAGAGGATTGCAGCCGAATGCCGTGACTTTGAATATTCTTCTCGATTGCCTTTGCCGTGCTTCAAGGGCCTGGGAGGCTAAACGCTTGTTGGAGCGGAGCGCCGACATAAAATGGATTGCTAGTGTTGTTAACTACAACACTGTGATGAGCAGGCTCTCCGATGGGGGGAGATGGCCTGCTGTCTTGAAGTTGTTTGTCGATATGTTTAAGAAAGGCATCACAGCTAACTCTTGGACATTCAGCATCGTTGTTCACAGCCTTTCTAAAGCAGGAATGGTAAGTTTAGCAAAGTTGGTCTTTGACAGCAATGGCTTTGTTCCTAATGTGATGAGTTATACTACTCTTATCCATTATTCCTATATAGCAGGCAAAGAACATGATGTCCACCATTTGTTCCAGAAAATGGCCATGGAGAACATTGCTCCAAATTGGATCACTTATAGTGTAATGATTACATGTCTTTGCAGAGACAAAAGATATTTGGAGGCCGTTGGCTGCTTCTATAGGTCCTTCAAAGATGGATATTCGCCAAAACTAGTTGCTCATTTGCTGTATCAGCTAGTCAGAGGTGGAAAACTGAAGGAAGTGGCATGTCTCTTGGATTGGATATTGAGACAGGGTTTCACTATAGATGTGTGTATATTCCATAGTTTGATCAAGGCATTTTGTAGGACTGGCTACTGTAGAAGTTCACGAATATATGAAATTTGTCGCATGCTCGACAAAATGCTCCAAATTGGGTAA
- the LOC122035134 gene encoding pentatricopeptide repeat-containing protein At1g09900-like isoform X4: MPSLTQQSLSPFALSIFRRLPGHIRGLCSREHSTNDLPRRFAELVKRFSDRPPCSSPPPVPEVGARPPWPHPFEYASLIEAFGRAGQAEEALRLLHEMKSFSCRPDVVCYTSVIDILASSGRAEEALAVFEEMLTYGIFPDAAAFTVLVKLYSCCLGQFDAAYEVVRWMVKCGCAPDVVTYSTLIAGLCWAGRVEEALGILDQMLEEECLPNAYTFTPIVQAYCSSGRIDKAKGLMNTMEIIGCPPNTVTYNVLVEALCKIGAFDEVEMLLKDATLKAWQPDTITYSIYMDNLCKLGLADKSFDLFEVMLERGLQPNAVTLNILLDCLCRASRAWEAKRLLERSADIKWIASVVNYNTVMSRLSDGGRWPAVLKLFVDMFKKGITANSWTFSIVVHSLSKAGMRQKIFGGRWLLL, translated from the exons ATGCCCTCGCTCACTCAGCAATCTCTCTCACCCTTTGCCCTGTCCATCTTTCGCCGGCTTCCCGGCCACATCCGCGGCCTTTGCTCCCGAGAACACTCGACGAATGATCTCCCGCGAAGATTCGCCGAGCTCGTGAAGCGTTTCTCCGACCGCCCTCCATGTTCCTCTCCTCCCCCTGTTCCAGAGGTTGGCGCCAGACCTCCTTGGCCCCATCCGTTCGAGTACGCCTCACTGATTGAGGCATTCGGCCGCGCCGGCCAGGCCGAGGAGGCCCTCCGCCTCCTCCACGAGATGAAGAGCTTCTCTTGCCGCCCCGACGTCGTCTGCTATACCTCTGTCATTGACATCTTGGCGAGCTCCGGTCGCGCCGAGGAGGCCTTGGCCGTGTTCGAGGAAATGCTCACGTACGGCATTTTCCCCGATGCCGCAGCCTTCACTGTGCTGGTCAAGCTATACTCTTGCTGCTTGGGGCAGTTCGACGCAGCCTACGAGGTCGTTCGTTGGATGGTGAAGTGCGGCTGCGCACCAGACGTGGTCACGTACTCGACCCTCATCGCCGGGCTATGCTGGGCAGGGAGAGTCGAGGAGGCGTTGGGCATCCTCGACCAGATGCTGGAGGAAGAATGCCTCCCGAACGCCTATACTTTCACGCCCATCGTCCAAGCTTATTGCTCCAGCGGGAGGATCGACAAGGCAAAGGGGCTAATGAACACCATGGAGATCATTGGGTGCCCGCCCAACACTGTCACCTACAACGTTTTGGTGGAAGCCCTTTGCAAGATCGGAGCCTTCGACGAGGTCGAAATGCTCCTGAAAGATGCGACCTTGAAGGCTTGGCAACCAGACACGATCACATACAGCATCTATATGGATAATCTCTGCAAATTGGGGCTAGCAGACAAGTCCTTCGATCTGTTTGAAGTAATGCTCGAAAGAGGATTGCAGCCGAATGCCGTGACTTTGAATATTCTTCTCGATTGCCTTTGCCGTGCTTCAAGGGCCTGGGAGGCTAAACGCTTGTTGGAGCGGAGCGCCGACATAAAATGGATTGCTAGTGTTGTTAACTACAACACTGTGATGAGCAGGCTCTCCGATGGGGGGAGATGGCCTGCTGTCTTGAAGTTGTTTGTCGATATGTTTAAGAAAGGCATCACAGCTAACTCTTGGACATTCAGCATCGTTGTTCACAGCCTTTCTAAAGCAGGAATG AGACAAAAGATATTTGGAGGCCGTTGGCTGCTTCTATAG
- the LOC122035134 gene encoding pentatricopeptide repeat-containing protein At1g09900-like isoform X2, with the protein MPSLTQQSLSPFALSIFRRLPGHIRGLCSREHSTNDLPRRFAELVKRFSDRPPCSSPPPVPEVGARPPWPHPFEYASLIEAFGRAGQAEEALRLLHEMKSFSCRPDVVCYTSVIDILASSGRAEEALAVFEEMLTYGIFPDAAAFTVLVKLYSCCLGQFDAAYEVVRWMVKCGCAPDVVTYSTLIAGLCWAGRVEEALGILDQMLEEECLPNAYTFTPIVQAYCSSGRIDKAKGLMNTMEIIGCPPNTVTYNVLVEALCKIGAFDEVEMLLKDATLKAWQPDTITYSIYMDNLCKLGLADKSFDLFEVMLERGLQPNAVTLNILLDCLCRASRAWEAKRLLERSADIKWIASVVNYNTVMSRLSDGGRWPAVLKLFVDMFKKGITANSWTFSIVVHSLSKAGMQAKNMMSTICSRKWPWRTLLQIGSLIV; encoded by the exons ATGCCCTCGCTCACTCAGCAATCTCTCTCACCCTTTGCCCTGTCCATCTTTCGCCGGCTTCCCGGCCACATCCGCGGCCTTTGCTCCCGAGAACACTCGACGAATGATCTCCCGCGAAGATTCGCCGAGCTCGTGAAGCGTTTCTCCGACCGCCCTCCATGTTCCTCTCCTCCCCCTGTTCCAGAGGTTGGCGCCAGACCTCCTTGGCCCCATCCGTTCGAGTACGCCTCACTGATTGAGGCATTCGGCCGCGCCGGCCAGGCCGAGGAGGCCCTCCGCCTCCTCCACGAGATGAAGAGCTTCTCTTGCCGCCCCGACGTCGTCTGCTATACCTCTGTCATTGACATCTTGGCGAGCTCCGGTCGCGCCGAGGAGGCCTTGGCCGTGTTCGAGGAAATGCTCACGTACGGCATTTTCCCCGATGCCGCAGCCTTCACTGTGCTGGTCAAGCTATACTCTTGCTGCTTGGGGCAGTTCGACGCAGCCTACGAGGTCGTTCGTTGGATGGTGAAGTGCGGCTGCGCACCAGACGTGGTCACGTACTCGACCCTCATCGCCGGGCTATGCTGGGCAGGGAGAGTCGAGGAGGCGTTGGGCATCCTCGACCAGATGCTGGAGGAAGAATGCCTCCCGAACGCCTATACTTTCACGCCCATCGTCCAAGCTTATTGCTCCAGCGGGAGGATCGACAAGGCAAAGGGGCTAATGAACACCATGGAGATCATTGGGTGCCCGCCCAACACTGTCACCTACAACGTTTTGGTGGAAGCCCTTTGCAAGATCGGAGCCTTCGACGAGGTCGAAATGCTCCTGAAAGATGCGACCTTGAAGGCTTGGCAACCAGACACGATCACATACAGCATCTATATGGATAATCTCTGCAAATTGGGGCTAGCAGACAAGTCCTTCGATCTGTTTGAAGTAATGCTCGAAAGAGGATTGCAGCCGAATGCCGTGACTTTGAATATTCTTCTCGATTGCCTTTGCCGTGCTTCAAGGGCCTGGGAGGCTAAACGCTTGTTGGAGCGGAGCGCCGACATAAAATGGATTGCTAGTGTTGTTAACTACAACACTGTGATGAGCAGGCTCTCCGATGGGGGGAGATGGCCTGCTGTCTTGAAGTTGTTTGTCGATATGTTTAAGAAAGGCATCACAGCTAACTCTTGGACATTCAGCATCGTTGTTCACAGCCTTTCTAAAGCAGGAATG CAGGCAAAGAACATGATGTCCACCATTTGTTCCAGAAAATGGCCATGGAGAACATTGCTCCAAATTGGATCACTTATAGTGTAA